One genomic segment of Mycolicibacterium psychrotolerans includes these proteins:
- a CDS encoding DUF5946 family protein has translation MGLCRHCGVGDCEAKFHECLDRDFSDRGFGAVHHLTVGAYMLQHNRYADGHERGVVEFVLRHLDRTPDERIKREIRRRVDGTQRVARRDRDAPPRRPRSGWSSSIADVDLTTADAYRTSVRAWAEAVARDLSRDQSPALRTATE, from the coding sequence ATGGGCCTCTGCAGGCACTGCGGCGTCGGCGACTGCGAGGCGAAGTTCCACGAGTGCCTGGATCGGGATTTCTCCGACCGGGGGTTCGGCGCGGTGCACCACCTCACCGTCGGTGCGTACATGCTCCAGCACAACCGGTACGCCGACGGCCACGAGCGGGGGGTGGTCGAATTCGTCCTGCGCCACCTCGATCGAACCCCGGACGAGCGGATCAAGCGCGAGATTCGTCGCAGGGTCGACGGCACGCAGCGGGTCGCCCGGCGAGACCGGGACGCCCCGCCCCGGCGCCCACGGTCAGGCTGGTCGTCGTCGATCGCCGACGTCGATCTCACGACGGCCGACGCGTATCGCACATCCGTGCGCGCATGGGCCGAAGCGGTGGCCCGAGATCTGAGCCGTGATCAGTCGCCGGCCCTCAGGACCGCGACGGAATAG
- a CDS encoding acyltransferase family protein — translation MMTLAPARPATTASGLPPVTSLGTRTAGFYRHDLDGLRGIAIALVAVFHVWFGRVSGGVDVFLVLSGFFFGGRLLRGVLTPGAFPRPVPEITRLIRRLLPALVVVLAVSAVLTILIQPETRWETFADQSLASLGYYQNWELATTASNYLRAGESVSPLQHIWSMSVQGQFYIAFLALILLSALLFRRLFGRHMRTAFVVLLTALTIASFVYAIIAHNTDQSTAYYNSFARAWELLLGALVGAVVPSLRCPMWLRTLAALVGLGAILSCGALIDGVREFPGPWALVPVGATVLFILSAANRHADPHTGGRIPAPNRVLATAPFVSLGAMAYSLYLWHWPLLIFYLAYTGRSAVNAVEGAAVLLVSGLLAWLTTRYVEEPLRAGRRPATRPAARARSVPLRTRLRRPTIVLGSTVALLGVALTATSFTWREHVTVLRANGKELAGLSARDYPGARALLNHARVPKLPMRPTALEAKNDIPKSTVDGCISDFDNIGVINCTYGDMAATRTIALAGGSHAEHWITALDLLGRMHHFKVVTYLKMGCPLTTEEVPLVMGNNDPYPKCHQWNRRVMGKLVTDKPEFVFTTSTRPWNIKPGDVMPSSYLGIWKELSDNRIPILAMRDTPWMVRDGEPFFPSDCLADGGDAISCGIPRSEVLSDRNPTLDYVAQFPLLKPLDMSDAVCRPDYCRAVEGNVLIYHDAHHISSTYMRTMTGELGRQLGAATGWWPVR, via the coding sequence ATGATGACCCTCGCTCCCGCCCGGCCGGCCACGACAGCGTCGGGGCTACCACCGGTTACCTCCCTGGGGACGCGGACCGCCGGGTTCTACCGCCACGATCTCGACGGGCTGCGGGGCATCGCGATCGCTCTCGTCGCGGTGTTCCACGTGTGGTTCGGGCGCGTCTCGGGCGGCGTCGACGTGTTCCTGGTGCTGTCCGGTTTCTTCTTCGGGGGCCGGCTGCTGCGCGGGGTGCTCACCCCCGGCGCGTTCCCCCGACCGGTGCCCGAGATCACCCGACTGATCCGGCGGCTGCTGCCCGCGCTGGTCGTCGTGCTGGCCGTGTCCGCTGTGCTGACGATCCTGATCCAGCCCGAAACCCGTTGGGAGACCTTCGCCGACCAGAGCCTGGCCAGCCTCGGGTACTACCAGAACTGGGAACTGGCCACCACCGCGTCGAACTACCTGCGCGCCGGGGAGTCCGTCAGCCCGCTGCAGCACATCTGGTCGATGTCGGTCCAGGGACAGTTCTACATCGCGTTCCTGGCGCTGATCCTGCTGTCGGCGCTGCTGTTCCGGCGGCTCTTCGGCAGACACATGCGCACCGCGTTCGTGGTGCTGTTGACCGCGCTGACCATCGCGTCGTTCGTCTACGCGATCATCGCGCACAACACCGACCAGTCGACCGCCTACTACAACAGCTTCGCGCGCGCCTGGGAGCTGCTGCTGGGCGCCCTCGTCGGGGCGGTCGTCCCGTCGCTGCGGTGCCCGATGTGGCTGCGCACACTCGCCGCGCTCGTCGGGCTCGGTGCGATCCTGTCCTGCGGGGCGCTCATCGACGGCGTCCGGGAGTTCCCCGGACCATGGGCGCTGGTGCCGGTGGGCGCCACGGTGCTGTTCATCCTCTCGGCGGCCAACCGGCACGCCGACCCGCACACCGGCGGCCGCATCCCCGCGCCGAACCGAGTGCTGGCCACCGCGCCGTTCGTGTCGCTCGGGGCGATGGCGTACTCGCTGTACCTGTGGCACTGGCCGCTGCTGATCTTCTATCTGGCCTACACCGGCCGCTCCGCGGTCAACGCCGTCGAGGGCGCAGCGGTCCTGCTGGTGTCCGGCCTGCTGGCCTGGTTGACCACCCGCTACGTCGAGGAGCCGCTGCGCGCCGGCCGCCGCCCTGCGACCCGGCCCGCGGCGAGAGCGCGATCGGTGCCGCTGCGCACCCGGCTGCGTCGGCCGACGATCGTGCTGGGGTCCACGGTGGCCCTGCTCGGCGTCGCGCTGACGGCCACCTCGTTCACGTGGCGCGAACACGTCACCGTGTTGCGGGCCAACGGGAAAGAGCTGGCCGGGCTCTCGGCACGCGACTATCCCGGCGCACGGGCACTGCTGAACCACGCCAGGGTCCCCAAGCTGCCGATGCGCCCGACGGCGCTCGAGGCCAAGAACGACATCCCGAAGTCCACCGTCGACGGGTGCATCAGCGACTTCGACAACATCGGCGTCATCAACTGCACCTACGGTGACATGGCGGCCACCCGCACGATCGCGCTGGCCGGCGGCTCGCACGCCGAGCACTGGATCACCGCACTGGACCTGCTCGGACGGATGCACCACTTCAAGGTCGTCACCTATCTCAAGATGGGCTGTCCGCTGACCACCGAGGAAGTCCCGCTGGTGATGGGCAACAACGACCCCTATCCCAAGTGCCACCAGTGGAACCGGCGGGTGATGGGCAAGCTCGTCACCGACAAGCCCGAATTCGTGTTCACGACCTCTACCAGGCCGTGGAACATCAAACCCGGCGACGTGATGCCTTCGAGCTATCTGGGAATCTGGAAAGAACTGTCGGACAACAGAATTCCGATACTGGCCATGCGCGACACGCCGTGGATGGTGCGTGACGGCGAGCCGTTCTTCCCGTCGGACTGCCTCGCCGACGGAGGTGACGCCATCTCGTGCGGAATCCCCCGATCCGAAGTACTGTCGGATCGCAACCCGACGCTGGACTACGTCGCCCAGTTCCCGCTGCTCAAGCCGCTCGACATGAGCGACGCGGTGTGTCGTCCGGACTACTGCCGAGCCGTGGAGGGGAACGTGTTGATCTATCACGATGCTCACCACATCTCGTCGACCTACATGCGGACCATGACCGGTGAACTGGGCCGTCAACTGGGCGCCGCCACCGGTTGGTGGCCGGTCCGATGA
- the treY gene encoding malto-oligosyltrehalose synthase, whose product MTVLSTYRLQMRGAASGEAFTFADAEKLVDYLAELGVSHLYLSPILTAAEGSTHGYDVTDPTTISAELGGPEGFSSLVATAKAAGLGVIVDIVPNHVGVDVPRQNAWWWDLLTHGRDSEYASYFDIDWTLDPDGRIVLPVLGSDDDVADLVVDGDTLRLGDLVYPISPGTADDGASGSQVHDRQHYKLIGWRNGVCGYRRFFSITSLAGLRQEDRAVFDATHVEVRRWFDEGLVDGIRIDHPDGLSDPTGYLNWLRELAGSQAWIVIEKILAVPEPLDPSLPVAGTTGYDALREAGGVFVDPTGEESLTALISSAGVDYSGMAAEARRLKVQAVTVTLASELARLRRAVTVATGRDHELLGEAIAELLSHIPVYRSDYLSLPLVLPEAVFETTRDRPDLDEPLVILAAALAGSTEVGVRLQQLCGAATAKSMEDCLFYRDARLVSLNEVGGEPEYFGVSAAEFHARAQARAALWPTAMTTLSTHDTKRGEDVRARIGVLSQVPSLWTEMVQGWERTTPSPDPLTGLFLLQNIFGVWPTDGAVTDELRERLHAYTEKAIREAALHTTWNDPDSDFESAVHSWLDAVLDGPVAAGLTELVARLDEHARADALGQKLIALTGPGVPDVYQGTELWEDSLVDPDNRRAVDYSARRSALAELTHPKLRVVREALRLRRERPESFLAGGYRPVPADGAHAQHVLAFGRGDDVLVAARRWTVRLTETDWGETTVTLPPGAWTDRLSGRAHTGTVAAAELFGDLPVALLVRADA is encoded by the coding sequence ATGACCGTTCTGTCGACCTACCGCCTGCAGATGCGCGGCGCCGCCAGCGGTGAGGCCTTCACGTTCGCCGACGCCGAGAAGCTCGTCGACTACCTCGCCGAACTCGGGGTGTCGCACCTGTACCTGTCTCCCATCCTGACCGCCGCCGAGGGCTCCACGCACGGCTACGATGTCACCGACCCGACCACGATCTCCGCCGAACTCGGTGGCCCCGAAGGGTTTTCGAGCCTGGTTGCGACAGCCAAGGCGGCCGGCCTGGGCGTGATCGTGGATATCGTGCCCAACCACGTCGGCGTCGACGTGCCCCGGCAGAACGCGTGGTGGTGGGATCTGCTCACCCACGGCCGGGATTCGGAGTACGCCTCGTACTTCGACATCGACTGGACGCTGGACCCCGACGGGCGGATTGTCCTGCCCGTGCTGGGCTCCGACGACGACGTGGCCGATCTGGTCGTCGACGGGGACACGCTGCGCCTCGGCGACCTGGTGTATCCGATCAGTCCCGGCACCGCCGACGACGGGGCCTCCGGGTCACAGGTGCACGACCGCCAGCACTACAAGCTGATCGGCTGGCGCAACGGGGTGTGCGGATATCGCCGCTTCTTCTCGATCACCTCGCTGGCCGGGCTGCGCCAGGAGGATCGGGCGGTGTTCGACGCCACCCACGTCGAGGTCAGACGCTGGTTCGACGAAGGGCTCGTCGACGGCATCCGGATCGACCATCCGGACGGATTGTCCGACCCCACCGGCTATCTCAACTGGTTGCGGGAATTGGCAGGATCGCAGGCCTGGATCGTCATCGAGAAGATCCTCGCCGTCCCGGAACCACTGGACCCGAGCCTCCCGGTGGCGGGCACCACCGGCTACGACGCACTACGCGAGGCCGGCGGCGTGTTCGTCGACCCCACCGGTGAGGAGTCATTGACCGCGCTCATCTCCTCCGCAGGGGTGGACTACTCCGGCATGGCCGCCGAGGCCCGCCGACTCAAGGTGCAGGCGGTCACCGTCACGCTCGCCAGCGAGCTGGCCCGGCTGCGCCGCGCGGTCACCGTAGCCACCGGCCGCGATCATGAGCTGCTCGGCGAGGCGATCGCCGAGTTGCTCAGCCACATCCCTGTGTACCGCTCCGATTACCTGTCGCTTCCGCTCGTGCTGCCCGAAGCCGTCTTCGAGACGACCAGGGACCGGCCGGACCTGGACGAGCCGCTGGTGATCCTCGCCGCCGCCCTAGCCGGGAGCACCGAGGTCGGCGTGCGGCTACAGCAGCTGTGCGGGGCGGCTACGGCGAAGTCGATGGAGGACTGCCTGTTCTACCGCGATGCCCGGCTGGTCTCGCTCAACGAGGTGGGCGGTGAGCCCGAGTACTTCGGGGTAAGCGCCGCGGAGTTCCACGCCCGGGCGCAGGCGCGCGCGGCGCTGTGGCCGACGGCGATGACGACCCTGTCGACGCACGACACCAAACGCGGCGAGGACGTCCGCGCCAGGATCGGCGTGCTGTCCCAGGTGCCCTCGCTGTGGACCGAGATGGTGCAGGGCTGGGAACGCACCACCCCCTCCCCGGATCCGCTCACCGGGCTCTTCCTGTTGCAGAACATCTTCGGCGTCTGGCCAACCGACGGCGCGGTGACAGACGAACTGCGCGAGCGGCTGCACGCGTACACCGAAAAGGCGATCCGCGAGGCCGCGCTGCACACCACGTGGAACGACCCGGACAGCGATTTCGAGTCCGCGGTGCACAGCTGGCTCGACGCCGTGCTCGACGGGCCGGTGGCTGCCGGGCTGACCGAGCTGGTGGCGCGCCTCGACGAGCACGCCCGGGCCGACGCGCTGGGCCAGAAGCTGATCGCGCTCACCGGGCCGGGTGTGCCGGACGTCTACCAGGGCACCGAGCTCTGGGAGGACAGCCTGGTGGACCCGGACAACCGGCGGGCGGTGGATTACTCGGCGCGGCGGAGTGCGCTGGCCGAACTGACCCACCCGAAGCTGCGCGTCGTGCGGGAGGCGCTGCGGTTGCGCCGGGAGCGACCCGAGTCGTTCCTGGCCGGCGGCTACCGTCCGGTGCCCGCCGACGGGGCGCACGCCCAGCACGTGCTGGCGTTCGGCCGCGGCGACGACGTCCTCGTTGCGGCGCGCCGGTGGACGGTGCGGCTGACCGAAACCGATTGGGGGGAAACCACTGTGACGCTTCCGCCAGGGGCGTGGACCGACCGGCTGTCCGGCCGCGCGCACACCGGCACGGTGGCGGCTGCGGAGCTGTTCGGTGACCTTCCGGTGGCGCTGCTGGTGCGTGCCGATGCCTGA
- the ilvA gene encoding threonine ammonia-lyase IlvA translates to MSTELSQSPRIDPAAPLRAADIDEAARRISGVVSQTPLQFSDRLSVLTGAQVYLKREDLQAVRSYKLRGAYNLLMQLTPEEKAAGVVCSSAGNHAQGFALACRSMGVHGRVYVPAKTPKQKRNRIRYHGGDFIELIVGGKTYDMAAEAAREDVARTAATLVPPYDDLRTMAGQGTIAVEILEQLGAEPDLVVVPVGGGGCISGVTTYLAERTTTTSVLGVEPAGAAALVAALAKGEPVTLTEVDQFVDGAAVARVGTLPFAALSAAGDMVSITTVDEGAVCTAMLDLYQNEGIIAEPAGALSVAALLDADIKPGSTVVCLISGGNNDVSRYGEVLERSLVHLGLKHYFLVDFPQEPGALRRFLDEVLGPNDDITLFEYVKRNNRETGEALVGIEMGSASDLDGLLARMQTSECHVELLEPGSPTYRYLT, encoded by the coding sequence GTGTCCACCGAGCTGAGTCAGAGCCCCAGAATCGATCCCGCTGCGCCGCTGCGCGCCGCGGACATCGACGAGGCCGCTCGGCGAATTTCGGGCGTGGTGTCCCAGACCCCGCTGCAGTTCAGCGACCGACTCTCGGTTCTCACCGGCGCGCAGGTCTACCTCAAGCGCGAAGATCTTCAGGCCGTGCGCTCGTACAAGCTGCGCGGCGCCTACAACCTGCTCATGCAGTTGACGCCGGAGGAGAAGGCCGCAGGCGTGGTGTGCTCGTCGGCGGGCAATCACGCGCAGGGCTTCGCGCTGGCATGCCGGTCGATGGGCGTGCACGGCCGGGTCTACGTGCCGGCCAAGACGCCGAAGCAGAAGCGCAACCGGATCCGCTACCACGGCGGGGACTTCATCGAGCTCATCGTCGGCGGCAAGACCTACGACATGGCCGCAGAGGCCGCGCGCGAGGATGTCGCGCGCACCGCAGCCACGCTGGTGCCCCCGTATGACGACCTGCGCACGATGGCCGGCCAGGGCACCATCGCCGTCGAGATCCTCGAACAGCTCGGCGCGGAACCGGACCTGGTGGTCGTGCCGGTCGGCGGCGGCGGCTGCATCAGTGGTGTGACCACCTACCTCGCCGAGCGCACGACCACCACGTCGGTGCTCGGCGTGGAGCCCGCGGGCGCGGCGGCCCTGGTGGCCGCGCTGGCGAAGGGGGAGCCCGTCACGCTGACCGAGGTCGACCAGTTCGTCGACGGCGCCGCGGTCGCCCGGGTCGGCACGTTGCCGTTCGCCGCGCTGTCGGCCGCGGGGGACATGGTGTCGATCACCACCGTCGACGAGGGCGCGGTCTGCACCGCGATGCTCGACCTGTACCAGAACGAGGGCATCATCGCCGAGCCGGCAGGCGCGCTGTCGGTGGCGGCGCTGCTCGACGCCGACATCAAGCCCGGATCCACCGTCGTGTGCCTGATCTCGGGCGGCAACAACGATGTGTCCCGGTACGGCGAGGTGCTCGAGCGGTCGCTGGTGCACCTCGGCCTCAAGCACTACTTTCTGGTGGACTTCCCACAGGAGCCCGGCGCGCTGCGCCGGTTCCTCGACGAGGTGCTGGGCCCCAACGACGACATCACGCTGTTCGAATACGTCAAGCGCAACAACCGCGAGACCGGCGAGGCGCTCGTCGGCATCGAGATGGGCTCGGCCTCCGACCTCGACGGCCTGCTCGCCCGGATGCAGACCTCGGAGTGTCACGTCGAGCTGCTCGAGCCGGGGTCGCCGACCTACCGCTACCTGACCTGA
- the glgX gene encoding glycogen debranching protein GlgX, with product MTTVWPGSPYPLGAAYDGSGTNFSLFSEVAERVELCLIGKDGREERVNLDEVDSYVWHAYLPTVTPGQRYGFRVHGPWDPASGHRCDPSKLLLDPYGKAFHGDFEFSQALYSYDLEAEDLAGGGVPPRIDSLGHTMTSVVINPFFQWASDRAPRTPYHETVIYEAHVKGMTQSHPGIPEELRGTYAGLGHPAIIDHLKALNVTAIELMPVHQFLHDHRLLDLGLRNYWGYNTFGFFAPHYQYASTRYAGGAVAEFKTMVRAFHEAGIEVILDVVYNHTAEGNHLGPTINFRGIDNAAYYRLLDGDPRYYKDFTGTGNSLNARHPHTLQLIMDSLRYWVLEMHVDGFRFDLAATLAREFYDVDRLSAFFDLVQQDPVVSQVKLIAEPWDVGEGGYQVGNFPGLWTEWNGKYRDTVRDYWRGEPATLGEFASRLTGSSDLYEATGRRPSASINFVTCHDGFTLADLVSYNEKHNEANGEDNRDGESHNRSWNCGVEGPTDDPAVLALRGKQMRNIIGTLMLSQGTPMIAHGDEIGRTQRGNNNVYCQDSELSWMDWSLCETNADLLEFTRKVIKFRKNHPVFRRRRFFEGKPIRTGHQVRDISWLTPSGKEMDLADWETGLGQCVAVFLNGDAILAPNERGERVIDDSFLLCFNAHDVDQDFVAPQGGYAKEWVADLDTADPTGATDVTVAAGEKITLAPRSLLVLRKTA from the coding sequence ATGACGACGGTCTGGCCGGGCTCGCCGTATCCGCTGGGCGCCGCCTACGACGGCTCCGGCACCAACTTCTCGTTGTTCTCCGAGGTCGCCGAGCGGGTCGAGCTGTGCCTGATCGGCAAGGACGGCCGCGAAGAGCGGGTGAACCTCGACGAGGTCGACAGCTACGTGTGGCACGCCTACCTGCCGACCGTGACCCCTGGCCAGCGCTACGGGTTCCGGGTGCACGGCCCCTGGGACCCGGCCTCGGGGCACCGCTGCGATCCGAGCAAGTTGCTGCTCGACCCGTACGGTAAGGCCTTCCACGGGGACTTCGAGTTCTCGCAGGCGCTCTACTCCTACGACCTGGAGGCCGAGGATCTGGCCGGCGGCGGTGTACCGCCTCGCATCGACTCGCTGGGCCACACCATGACCAGCGTCGTGATCAACCCGTTCTTCCAGTGGGCGTCCGACCGCGCGCCGCGCACCCCCTACCACGAGACGGTCATCTACGAGGCGCACGTCAAAGGGATGACGCAGTCCCACCCGGGGATCCCCGAGGAGCTGCGCGGCACCTACGCCGGTCTCGGGCACCCCGCGATCATCGACCACCTCAAGGCGCTCAATGTGACCGCGATCGAACTGATGCCGGTACACCAGTTCCTGCACGACCACCGGCTGCTCGATCTCGGGCTGCGAAACTACTGGGGCTACAACACCTTCGGCTTCTTCGCCCCGCACTACCAGTACGCCTCCACCCGGTATGCCGGCGGCGCGGTCGCCGAGTTCAAGACCATGGTGCGCGCGTTCCACGAGGCGGGCATCGAGGTGATCCTCGACGTCGTCTACAACCACACCGCCGAGGGCAACCACCTCGGACCGACGATCAACTTCCGTGGGATCGACAACGCCGCCTACTACCGGCTGCTCGACGGCGACCCGCGGTACTACAAGGACTTCACCGGGACGGGCAACAGCCTCAACGCGCGCCACCCGCACACCCTGCAGTTGATCATGGATTCGCTGCGGTACTGGGTGCTGGAGATGCACGTCGACGGTTTCCGTTTCGATCTGGCGGCCACGCTGGCCCGCGAGTTCTACGACGTGGACCGGCTGTCGGCGTTCTTCGACCTGGTGCAGCAGGATCCCGTCGTCAGTCAGGTCAAGCTGATCGCCGAGCCGTGGGACGTCGGTGAAGGCGGTTATCAAGTCGGCAATTTCCCAGGTTTGTGGACCGAATGGAATGGGAAGTATCGCGACACTGTGCGTGATTACTGGCGGGGAGAGCCCGCAACCCTAGGTGAGTTCGCGTCCCGGTTGACGGGATCGTCCGATCTCTACGAAGCGACCGGCCGACGGCCGAGCGCCAGCATCAACTTCGTCACGTGCCACGACGGCTTCACGCTGGCCGACCTGGTGTCCTACAACGAGAAACACAACGAGGCCAACGGCGAGGACAATCGGGACGGCGAGAGCCACAACCGGTCCTGGAACTGCGGCGTGGAAGGCCCCACCGACGATCCGGCCGTCCTCGCGTTGCGCGGCAAGCAGATGCGCAACATCATCGGCACGCTGATGCTCTCCCAGGGCACGCCGATGATCGCGCACGGCGACGAGATCGGCCGCACCCAGCGCGGCAACAACAACGTCTACTGCCAGGATTCCGAGCTGTCCTGGATGGACTGGTCGCTGTGCGAGACGAACGCCGACCTGCTCGAGTTCACCCGCAAGGTCATCAAGTTCCGCAAGAACCATCCGGTCTTCCGGCGCAGGCGCTTCTTCGAGGGCAAACCGATCCGCACGGGCCATCAGGTCCGCGACATCTCGTGGCTGACCCCGTCGGGCAAGGAGATGGACCTGGCGGACTGGGAGACCGGGCTGGGCCAGTGCGTGGCCGTCTTTCTCAACGGCGACGCGATTCTGGCGCCGAACGAACGGGGTGAACGTGTCATCGACGACTCCTTCCTGCTGTGCTTCAACGCCCACGATGTGGATCAGGATTTCGTTGCACCGCAAGGGGGTTACGCGAAGGAGTGGGTGGCCGACCTGGACACCGCCGATCCGACCGGCGCCACCGATGTGACGGTGGCGGCCGGCGAGAAGATCACGCTGGCGCCCCGGTCCCTGCTCGTTCTGCGTAAGACCGCCTGA
- the treZ gene encoding malto-oligosyltrehalose trehalohydrolase gives MPEHEFAVWAPKPGVVRLDVEGTLHPMDRAEDGWWRAVVDAAPDARYGFVLDDNPKVLPDPRSPRQPDGVHERSQLWQPAADAWSDAGWAGRSIEGAVIYELHIGTFTPAGTFDAAIDKLDYLVDLGVDFVEVMPVNAFGGTHGWGYDGVLWYAVHEPYGGPDGLIRLIDACHRLGLGVLIDAVFNHLGPSGNYLPEFGPYLSSGSNPWGESINIADAGADQVRRYILDCALRWMRDFHADGLRLDAVHALVDTTAIHILEEMSAETDSLAGQLGRPLSLVAESDLNDPRLITPRDQGGLGMTAQWDDDIHHAIHTAVSGERQGYYGDFGTLEALAQTLRHGYFHAGTFSSFRQRRHGRPLDTATIPATRLLAYTTTHDQVGNRAIGDRPSQNLTTGQLAIKAALALGSPYTAMLFMGEEWASSSPFQFFSSHPEPDLARATAEGRKREFADHGWDADEIPDPQDPATFERSKLNWDEVDDGDHGRMRAFYQGLIALRRSEPDLADPWLDHLRIDYDEDARWFVMRRGAFAIACNLGEKGVDVPVTGESVLSWGEQEASGDVTRLGGYSVAVLRAGD, from the coding sequence ATGCCTGAGCACGAGTTCGCGGTCTGGGCGCCGAAACCCGGCGTGGTCCGCCTGGACGTCGAGGGCACACTGCATCCGATGGACCGCGCCGAGGACGGCTGGTGGCGCGCCGTCGTGGACGCCGCCCCGGATGCGCGCTACGGGTTCGTGCTCGACGACAACCCCAAAGTGCTGCCCGATCCCCGCTCTCCGCGCCAGCCCGACGGCGTGCACGAACGCTCGCAACTGTGGCAGCCGGCGGCCGATGCATGGTCGGATGCCGGCTGGGCGGGCCGCTCGATCGAGGGTGCGGTGATCTACGAACTGCACATCGGCACCTTCACGCCCGCAGGCACGTTCGACGCGGCCATCGACAAGCTGGACTACCTGGTCGATCTCGGTGTCGACTTCGTCGAGGTGATGCCGGTCAACGCATTCGGCGGCACTCACGGGTGGGGTTATGACGGCGTGCTCTGGTACGCGGTGCACGAACCCTACGGCGGCCCCGACGGGCTGATCCGGTTGATCGACGCGTGCCATCGCCTCGGCCTCGGGGTGCTGATCGACGCCGTCTTCAACCATCTGGGCCCGTCGGGCAACTACCTGCCCGAGTTCGGCCCGTACTTGTCCTCGGGCTCGAACCCGTGGGGTGAGTCGATCAACATCGCCGACGCCGGAGCCGATCAGGTGCGGCGCTACATCCTGGACTGCGCGCTGCGCTGGATGCGCGACTTCCACGCCGACGGTCTGCGCCTGGACGCCGTCCACGCGCTCGTCGACACCACGGCGATCCATATTCTCGAGGAGATGTCGGCCGAAACCGACTCGCTGGCAGGCCAACTCGGCCGTCCTCTGTCGCTGGTCGCGGAGAGCGACCTTAACGATCCGCGCCTGATCACCCCGCGTGATCAGGGTGGGCTCGGGATGACCGCGCAGTGGGACGACGACATCCACCATGCGATCCACACCGCGGTGTCCGGGGAACGTCAGGGCTACTACGGCGACTTCGGCACGCTGGAGGCGCTGGCGCAGACGCTGCGGCACGGCTATTTCCATGCGGGCACGTTCTCGTCGTTCCGTCAGCGCCGTCATGGCCGGCCGCTGGACACCGCGACCATCCCGGCGACCCGGCTGCTCGCCTACACGACGACCCACGACCAGGTCGGCAACCGCGCCATCGGAGACCGGCCGTCACAGAACCTGACCACCGGACAGCTGGCGATCAAGGCCGCACTGGCGCTCGGATCGCCCTACACCGCAATGCTTTTCATGGGCGAGGAGTGGGCGTCGTCGTCGCCGTTCCAGTTCTTCAGCAGTCATCCCGAGCCGGATCTGGCCCGCGCGACCGCCGAGGGCCGCAAGCGGGAGTTCGCCGACCACGGCTGGGACGCCGACGAGATCCCCGATCCGCAGGACCCCGCGACCTTCGAGCGGTCCAAACTGAATTGGGACGAGGTCGACGACGGCGACCACGGCCGAATGCGCGCCTTCTACCAGGGCCTGATCGCGCTGCGCCGGTCCGAGCCGGACCTGGCCGACCCGTGGCTGGACCACCTGCGGATCGACTACGACGAGGACGCCCGCTGGTTCGTGATGCGCCGGGGCGCCTTCGCGATCGCGTGCAACCTCGGCGAGAAGGGCGTCGACGTGCCGGTGACCGGCGAGTCGGTGCTGTCCTGGGGCGAGCAGGAGGCGTCCGGCGACGTCACCCGACTGGGTGGCTATTCCGTCGCGGTCCTGAGGGCCGGCGACTGA